From Oceanipulchritudo coccoides, the proteins below share one genomic window:
- a CDS encoding sulfatase, with protein sequence MIPTYSCKLLVPLILGCCQIAFAGSRPNIVLLFVDDLGWSDLGYRNPGVVETPHIDQLAREAMDFEQCTIATPTCSPSRGTLLTGKHPVRLGLVRHISGGPEEEFSYWKTDPAQVPSRNWMELEHITYAEALKEFGYYNQFIGKWHLGHEPYHPVEQGFDSQIGTTNRGHPGSYYPDYFPDSEVFEEEESAYLTDKLTDAAVGFIESYDKPQPFMLSFWYYSVHSPHIGRKDYVEHFKKKGFEGKYAEYLAMIKSVDDSVGRIRGALESKGIADETILIFLSDQGSYFENKPLRGGKMHDTLFEGGARVPFLFYWPGVTEPVKNTSIVQSTDLFPTLVEIAGGDPGEYPDVDGVSLLNVLRNNTQLERGRPIFGYRAYEDLYASVRNGDWKLLGYRSGKLELYKIDTDIGESSDVSSEFPGRTEEMKAMLVDWEREMGVMQYSGFNK encoded by the coding sequence ATGATCCCCACATACTCCTGTAAGCTGCTGGTTCCGCTGATCCTTGGCTGCTGTCAGATAGCTTTTGCAGGAAGTCGCCCAAACATTGTCCTGTTGTTTGTGGACGATCTGGGCTGGTCGGATCTTGGCTATCGCAATCCCGGGGTGGTGGAGACACCCCACATCGATCAGCTGGCCCGTGAGGCGATGGACTTTGAGCAGTGCACGATTGCGACGCCCACCTGCAGCCCGAGCCGGGGCACCTTGTTGACCGGCAAGCATCCGGTCCGGCTGGGACTGGTCCGCCACATCTCAGGGGGACCGGAGGAGGAATTCAGCTACTGGAAAACTGATCCTGCCCAGGTTCCTTCACGCAACTGGATGGAGCTTGAGCACATCACCTATGCGGAGGCCCTGAAGGAGTTTGGCTACTACAACCAGTTTATCGGCAAATGGCATCTCGGGCACGAGCCATACCATCCGGTTGAGCAGGGTTTCGATAGCCAGATCGGGACAACCAATCGCGGCCATCCCGGCTCCTATTATCCGGATTATTTTCCTGATTCGGAAGTTTTCGAGGAAGAAGAGAGTGCTTATCTGACCGACAAGCTGACCGATGCGGCGGTGGGTTTCATTGAAAGCTATGACAAGCCGCAGCCCTTCATGCTGAGCTTCTGGTATTATTCCGTCCATTCCCCGCACATTGGACGGAAGGATTATGTGGAGCACTTCAAGAAGAAGGGATTCGAGGGGAAATACGCTGAATACCTTGCCATGATTAAATCCGTGGACGACTCGGTGGGGCGCATTCGGGGGGCTTTGGAGAGCAAGGGCATTGCCGATGAAACCATCCTGATCTTCCTGTCCGACCAAGGGAGCTACTTTGAGAACAAACCCCTTCGCGGGGGAAAGATGCATGACACCCTGTTCGAGGGCGGGGCGAGGGTGCCGTTCCTGTTTTACTGGCCGGGGGTGACTGAGCCGGTGAAAAACACCAGTATTGTCCAGTCGACAGACCTCTTTCCCACCTTGGTGGAAATTGCCGGGGGCGATCCCGGGGAGTATCCAGATGTTGATGGTGTCTCGTTGTTAAACGTGCTTCGTAACAATACGCAACTGGAGCGTGGAAGGCCCATTTTTGGTTACCGCGCCTACGAGGACCTCTATGCATCGGTTCGCAATGGTGACTGGAAACTGCTTGGGTATCGCAGTGGGAAGCTTGAGCTGTACAAGATCGATACGGACATTGGGGAGAGCAGCGATGTATCAAGCGAGTTTCCCGGGCGCACGGAAGAGATGAAAGCGATGCTGGTTGATTGGGAAAGAGAAATGGGTGTAATGCAGTACTCAGGATTCAACAAATGA
- a CDS encoding sulfatase family protein: MSNLLKSLLPCLLATVSLQADQPNVVLIMADDIGTGWFPFHADRLQVNDLEPEILASYAEKRGHLGEVDPIEHIKAARNCMPFLDKLADEGIIFDNCFSTASLCAPSRAGLLTGTFQQEWGAYWNRDVDDYGIPADRVVMAEPLKAAGYTTAMIGKWHVAKKDPTLIEKAWTEELGESLPIPQFYKGRWPELRNILKGSGYQSSSFPGQHPLDRGFDYYYGFNSHDSKYFEAEELWENHERVPPRPPGEFLTDLLSDKATQFIDSAMKEDKPFFLYYAPMTLHGGIVPPPKHYSEKFDTGNRFTDEYAGHMLAMDEGIRQIFAALEANGELENTLFLFTTDNGCTLYDVPPYNAPNRGGKGTGWFGGLNVPLVIWGKSIKQTGITEEIISLADLMPTILDHADVAIPDGISGKSFIPYLTGEEEEGPRDFLNSVSIQSSRWSYYYEGNGENNTRDGIKAPLYAWHFDGTHLFMRVTPTRAGLYESLPDGLPAQVMLYDTSMDRQQRYNVAAKHWDKVEAMDEVMREWLAGLKEPVTSQQDDYHMLLTKVEKEPFIPESGSSGPDKSVR; encoded by the coding sequence ATGTCTAATCTTCTAAAATCGTTACTTCCCTGCCTGCTGGCAACCGTATCCCTGCAAGCCGACCAGCCAAATGTTGTGCTGATCATGGCCGATGACATTGGAACGGGATGGTTTCCCTTCCATGCGGACCGCCTGCAGGTGAACGATCTCGAGCCGGAAATCCTCGCTTCCTACGCGGAAAAGCGGGGCCATCTGGGAGAAGTCGATCCGATCGAGCACATCAAGGCGGCGCGTAACTGCATGCCGTTCCTGGACAAGTTGGCCGATGAAGGGATCATCTTTGACAACTGTTTTTCCACAGCCTCCCTGTGCGCTCCGAGCCGGGCGGGATTATTGACCGGCACCTTCCAACAGGAATGGGGCGCTTACTGGAACCGGGATGTTGACGACTATGGCATACCAGCTGACCGGGTCGTCATGGCGGAGCCCCTGAAGGCGGCAGGGTACACCACAGCGATGATCGGGAAATGGCATGTCGCGAAGAAGGACCCTACACTCATCGAAAAGGCCTGGACCGAAGAACTGGGCGAATCCCTGCCGATTCCTCAATTCTACAAAGGCCGCTGGCCAGAATTGAGGAACATTCTTAAAGGATCAGGATACCAGAGCTCCTCCTTTCCCGGGCAACATCCCCTGGACAGGGGATTTGATTATTACTACGGCTTCAACAGCCACGACAGCAAGTATTTCGAGGCGGAGGAACTTTGGGAAAACCATGAGCGCGTACCGCCCCGTCCGCCCGGGGAGTTTTTGACCGATTTGCTGAGCGACAAGGCCACGCAATTCATCGATTCGGCCATGAAGGAGGACAAGCCCTTCTTCCTCTATTACGCCCCCATGACCCTCCACGGCGGGATTGTTCCCCCTCCAAAGCACTACAGCGAAAAGTTTGATACGGGAAACCGGTTCACTGACGAGTATGCCGGCCACATGCTGGCCATGGATGAGGGCATCCGCCAAATCTTCGCTGCCCTTGAGGCAAATGGCGAATTGGAGAACACCCTGTTCCTCTTCACGACCGACAATGGGTGCACGTTGTATGACGTGCCGCCCTACAATGCACCGAACCGTGGAGGCAAAGGGACCGGATGGTTTGGCGGATTGAATGTTCCGCTCGTTATCTGGGGAAAAAGCATCAAACAGACCGGCATCACTGAGGAGATTATCAGCCTGGCCGACTTGATGCCGACCATCCTCGACCATGCGGACGTTGCCATACCCGATGGCATAAGCGGCAAAAGCTTTATCCCTTACCTTACTGGTGAAGAGGAGGAAGGTCCACGCGATTTCCTCAACTCCGTAAGCATCCAGTCTTCACGCTGGTCATACTACTACGAAGGAAATGGTGAAAACAATACGCGCGACGGCATAAAGGCTCCCTTGTACGCCTGGCATTTTGACGGGACGCACCTCTTCATGCGCGTCACCCCCACCCGGGCCGGCTTGTATGAAAGCCTCCCGGACGGCCTTCCCGCCCAAGTTATGCTTTACGACACCAGTATGGACCGGCAGCAACGCTACAATGTGGCGGCCAAGCATTGGGACAAGGTTGAGGCAATGGACGAAGTCATGCGCGAATGGCTTGCCGGATTAAAGGAACCTGTCACCAGCCAACAGGATGATTATCACATGCTGTTGACCAAGGTTGAGAAAGAGCCCTTTATCCCCGAATCCGGAAGCAGCGGACCGGATAAATCAGTCCGCTAG
- a CDS encoding sulfatase family protein yields MKSTKGTLLVFVWSAVFLSINAVAAYNSHLLEPVESPGQPNILWIYIEDTNAWMSCYGDTVIQTPNIDQLAGEGIRFNRAYMTSGVCSPTRSAIITGMYQTSIGAHEHYSSFSMFRGNKMEVWDPNHLGVKTLPEIFRAAGYYTFNEGKFHYNFVFDPDTLYHRHAEKMGFKGAENGTEWTGRKPGQPFFGQIQLIGGKFKNPEPVVKPEDVQVHPYYPDHPIIREVTANHYNTILELDKELETIVAALKRDGLYENTVIFFFSDHGCNLPRHKQFLYDESIRVPFILAGPKVPAGKVRDDLVSSLDISATSLELANIPVPDNMHGMDMLADGFHRDYVIAARDRCDFTIDRIRAVTSKRYKYIRNFMTDRPYLQPNYRSDWPEMQILEELYQQGELNEIQAHFAGPERPAEEFYDLQEDPHETINLVHSVKREHAVALAEHRDILNRWILETDDKGRFPESENALRAVIDRWGDKAVNPEYDEVRN; encoded by the coding sequence ATGAAATCAACTAAGGGAACGCTCCTGGTATTCGTCTGGAGCGCAGTGTTCCTTTCGATCAATGCTGTAGCAGCATACAACTCCCATTTGCTGGAGCCCGTTGAAAGTCCCGGGCAACCCAACATCCTTTGGATATACATCGAGGACACGAATGCGTGGATGAGTTGCTACGGGGACACGGTGATCCAGACCCCGAATATTGACCAGCTGGCCGGTGAGGGAATCCGCTTCAACCGGGCCTACATGACATCGGGAGTCTGTTCGCCGACGCGCTCGGCCATTATCACGGGAATGTACCAGACTTCCATTGGGGCGCACGAACACTACAGTTCCTTCTCCATGTTCCGCGGGAACAAGATGGAAGTGTGGGACCCCAACCATCTCGGTGTTAAGACCCTGCCGGAGATATTCCGTGCCGCGGGTTACTACACATTCAATGAGGGAAAATTTCACTACAATTTTGTTTTCGACCCGGACACACTCTATCATCGGCACGCCGAGAAAATGGGGTTCAAGGGGGCCGAAAACGGGACCGAATGGACCGGCCGCAAGCCGGGCCAACCTTTCTTCGGGCAGATCCAGTTAATAGGAGGGAAGTTTAAGAATCCGGAACCGGTTGTGAAACCCGAGGATGTCCAGGTGCATCCCTACTATCCGGACCATCCGATCATCCGGGAAGTAACGGCAAATCACTACAACACAATCCTCGAGCTGGACAAGGAGTTGGAGACAATCGTGGCAGCCCTTAAGCGGGACGGCCTGTATGAAAACACGGTCATCTTTTTCTTCTCGGACCACGGATGCAATCTGCCACGACACAAACAGTTTCTTTATGATGAAAGCATTCGCGTCCCGTTTATTCTCGCTGGTCCGAAGGTACCCGCCGGAAAGGTCCGCGACGATCTCGTCAGCTCCCTTGACATCAGCGCCACCTCCCTTGAGCTGGCGAATATTCCCGTGCCAGACAACATGCACGGCATGGACATGCTGGCGGATGGCTTTCATCGGGATTACGTGATTGCCGCCCGCGACCGCTGCGATTTCACCATTGATCGCATTCGTGCGGTTACCTCCAAGCGCTACAAGTATATCCGCAACTTCATGACGGATCGCCCTTATCTGCAGCCGAACTACCGGAGCGATTGGCCGGAAATGCAGATTCTTGAGGAATTGTATCAGCAGGGCGAACTCAACGAGATCCAGGCGCATTTTGCCGGGCCTGAAAGGCCTGCTGAGGAGTTCTACGACCTGCAGGAAGATCCCCATGAGACCATTAATCTCGTGCATTCGGTTAAACGGGAGCATGCTGTCGCCCTTGCTGAGCACAGGGACATTCTCAATCGCTGGATTCTTGAAACTGATGACAAGGGTCGCTTCCCTGAATCGGAAAACGCCCTCCGGGCGGTCATTGACCGGTGGGGGGACAAGGCCGTTAATCCGGAATACGACGAAGTCCGGAATTAA
- a CDS encoding sulfatase-like hydrolase/transferase — MMNRRDFIQKTGATVLGGMLGGKLVGHPMATDSSFAGSKKNVIFVMTDQWRYHAQGFVKQDPVQTPCLDAFASRSFNFHNAIASTPVCGPNRACWMTGRFHQNHGVMKNEAAHVQADQILVRNFKDAGYSTAYIGKWHLSGKAYPRREPTPDFLKQDFDYWYRTENHTHFRLKYDDNGKMVDNGKAWQPDHEVDKAIEYMKEPRETPFFMVLSFGPPHNGSYPGFGEKRHTPGAYSHRKGGYGYYAPTEFEEPYKDLSEQDIRQNIQPVRVSGGDVPGETESALGAVPGYLGACSAIDADFGRLLAYLKTSGLEDDTIVVFTSDHGEMLGSHGLMTKGVCFEESIRVPLSVYVPGLDGGNEDRLFNSPDVLPTLMGLTGVSCKHTGVDGLDHSDYLKGNCSIAEPELAYIGYANFRGFRTKRYTYVTNLNGQHLGGREVVYCRDTLGRVSDHLLFDLQEDPHQLRPIQRGDAAHTDALINDLHSELRTQLSQRGETLT; from the coding sequence ATGATGAACAGAAGAGACTTTATTCAGAAGACAGGAGCGACCGTATTGGGCGGTATGCTGGGAGGGAAACTGGTCGGGCATCCCATGGCGACAGACTCCTCATTCGCCGGCAGCAAGAAGAATGTCATATTTGTCATGACGGACCAGTGGCGCTATCACGCACAGGGATTTGTGAAACAGGATCCGGTTCAGACGCCCTGCCTGGATGCGTTCGCTTCCCGGAGTTTCAATTTTCACAATGCCATTGCCAGCACACCTGTCTGCGGTCCCAACCGGGCTTGCTGGATGACCGGGCGCTTTCACCAGAACCACGGGGTCATGAAGAACGAAGCGGCTCATGTTCAAGCGGACCAGATCCTTGTGAGGAACTTCAAGGATGCCGGGTATTCAACGGCGTATATCGGCAAGTGGCACCTCAGCGGCAAAGCTTACCCGCGTAGAGAGCCAACACCGGACTTTCTAAAGCAGGATTTTGATTACTGGTATCGTACTGAGAATCACACGCATTTTCGTCTGAAATACGACGACAACGGGAAAATGGTGGACAACGGCAAGGCATGGCAACCGGACCATGAAGTGGACAAGGCCATCGAGTACATGAAGGAGCCGCGGGAGACTCCATTCTTCATGGTGCTTTCATTTGGCCCGCCCCACAACGGGAGCTATCCCGGGTTCGGGGAGAAGCGGCATACGCCGGGCGCCTACAGTCACCGGAAGGGCGGATACGGCTATTACGCACCGACTGAATTTGAAGAACCCTACAAGGATTTGTCAGAGCAGGACATCCGGCAAAACATCCAGCCTGTTCGTGTCTCAGGCGGGGATGTGCCGGGAGAGACGGAATCCGCGCTTGGTGCCGTCCCCGGCTACCTCGGTGCCTGCAGCGCGATTGATGCCGATTTCGGGCGTTTGCTCGCCTACTTGAAAACATCAGGGCTGGAGGATGATACGATTGTCGTCTTCACCTCCGATCATGGCGAAATGCTCGGCTCGCACGGACTCATGACGAAGGGCGTTTGCTTTGAGGAGTCGATCCGAGTTCCGCTGTCGGTTTATGTTCCAGGTCTGGACGGAGGCAATGAGGATCGCTTGTTCAACAGCCCGGATGTACTGCCAACTTTGATGGGCTTGACCGGCGTGAGCTGCAAGCATACCGGCGTGGACGGATTGGACCATTCCGATTATTTGAAAGGCAACTGCTCCATCGCAGAGCCTGAACTGGCCTACATCGGCTATGCGAATTTCCGCGGATTCCGTACCAAACGATACACCTATGTGACGAATCTCAACGGCCAACACCTGGGCGGGCGCGAAGTTGTCTATTGCCGGGATACGTTGGGCCGTGTGAGTGACCATTTGCTGTTTGATCTGCAGGAGGATCCCCACCAGCTCCGCCCGATTCAACGCGGAGACGCTGCGCACACCGATGCGCTGATAAACGACCTTCATTCTGAATTACGTACCCAATTATCCCAAAGGGGAGAAACCCTTACCTGA
- a CDS encoding sulfatase family protein has product MNKQIWTLTCLFCLAGVSSLAERLPNIVIIYADDVGYGDIGCYGATAVDTPAIDQLAVNGIRFTSAYATASTCTPSRYSLLTGRYAFRNKNAVILPGNAPLIIDITQSTLPSVLREQGYSTGLVGKWHIGLGNPTEPLDWNELIAPGPKEVGFDYSYHMAATGDRVPSVFIENGRIVGLDSSDPVTVNYLEAVGDDPTGISHPEMLKTQADEQHAKTIVDGTSRIGWMSGGEDARWTDEEMPDVFLNKAIEFVEENKEEPFFLFYAMHENHVPRIPHPRFRGSSSLGVRGDAVVQMDWSIGRLMETLKENGLSENTIVIFSSDNGPVLYDGYYDGARELNGDHKPAGPWRGGKYSVWEGGTRMPFILSWPGTVEPGLSDALISQVDLLASLAALTGAELPQEEALDSQNLSDALFGKSEDGRDYLIQQGVKMEAIRKGPWKYIPEGDVTNRGSIGKFYTNTITPPGALFYLPEDPGEANDVARIYPAKVQELRALLDAEVGDNTARQSDREELGGAVRN; this is encoded by the coding sequence ATGAATAAACAAATCTGGACCCTTACCTGCCTGTTTTGCCTCGCGGGAGTATCTTCCCTGGCGGAAAGGCTACCGAACATTGTGATAATCTACGCGGACGACGTGGGATATGGCGACATTGGCTGTTATGGTGCCACCGCTGTGGACACGCCAGCCATCGACCAGCTCGCGGTAAACGGAATTCGTTTCACCTCGGCCTACGCGACCGCCTCAACCTGTACGCCGTCCAGGTATTCACTGCTGACCGGAAGGTATGCCTTCCGGAATAAGAATGCGGTGATCCTTCCGGGCAACGCTCCCCTTATCATCGACATCACCCAATCGACCCTTCCCTCTGTCCTGAGGGAACAGGGTTATTCAACAGGTCTGGTCGGGAAGTGGCACATCGGACTCGGAAACCCCACCGAGCCGCTTGACTGGAATGAGCTGATTGCACCGGGACCGAAGGAGGTCGGATTTGATTATTCATACCACATGGCAGCGACAGGTGACCGGGTGCCTTCCGTCTTCATCGAAAACGGAAGGATTGTCGGCCTCGACTCATCGGATCCGGTTACTGTGAATTATCTGGAAGCCGTGGGAGATGACCCAACCGGAATATCCCATCCGGAAATGTTGAAAACGCAGGCCGACGAGCAGCATGCCAAGACCATCGTCGACGGAACCAGCCGCATCGGCTGGATGAGTGGTGGTGAGGATGCCCGCTGGACCGACGAGGAAATGCCGGATGTCTTTCTCAACAAGGCCATCGAATTTGTGGAGGAAAACAAGGAGGAGCCCTTCTTTCTCTTTTATGCGATGCATGAAAACCATGTTCCCCGCATTCCTCACCCGCGCTTCCGTGGCTCAAGCAGCCTCGGGGTGCGTGGAGATGCCGTCGTGCAGATGGACTGGAGCATCGGTCGATTGATGGAGACACTGAAGGAGAATGGTCTCTCGGAGAATACTATCGTCATCTTTTCCAGCGACAACGGTCCTGTCCTCTACGACGGCTATTATGACGGCGCGAGGGAATTAAATGGGGATCACAAGCCTGCCGGGCCATGGCGGGGAGGCAAATACAGTGTATGGGAAGGCGGGACGCGCATGCCCTTCATCCTGAGCTGGCCGGGAACGGTAGAGCCCGGACTTTCGGATGCCCTGATCAGCCAGGTCGATTTGCTGGCAAGCCTTGCAGCCTTGACCGGAGCGGAACTTCCCCAGGAGGAAGCATTGGACAGCCAAAACCTTTCGGACGCCCTGTTTGGCAAGTCCGAGGATGGCAGGGATTACCTGATCCAGCAGGGTGTCAAGATGGAGGCGATCCGGAAAGGCCCATGGAAGTACATTCCTGAAGGAGACGTGACAAACCGCGGGAGTATCGGAAAATTCTATACCAATACAATTACTCCACCAGGAGCCTTGTTTTATCTTCCCGAAGACCCCGGGGAAGCAAATGATGTCGCCCGCATTTATCCTGCCAAGGTGCAGGAATTGCGGGCCCTGCTTGACGCGGAAGTAGGAGATAACACAGCACGCCAATCGGATCGCGAGGAATTGGGGGGCGCGGTCCGGAATTAA
- a CDS encoding LacI family DNA-binding transcriptional regulator — translation MKVHLSDIAKKVGVSKMTVSRALREEPSVAETTRKKIQKAAEELGYVPNPKLARLMYEMAQSRGSPNVLGELAYITTDETEDSWRKYYHESGCYEGAKAEAQAYGYKLLPVWARSRRFGKGKLTSFLWSRGVDGIIIAPLGKEMIGKQLDIDWDKFCCVQIGATLSYPKLDLVRHNHYMGMAQSLAGLEDLGYKRIGLCISSVTDMRSYHRWTSAYLHWRTVRQFTKRTLPSHYYHSGNVDRRAFKEWLSRHKIEAIISMDSELMETCSKLGIKIPEDLGFSVLDKPGDESEIAGIDQIARQIGRKAVDDLIVSVRKGASGIPEHPIQTIVEGEWQEGNTVRRVGLPVDRQPTTELENIEGSF, via the coding sequence ATGAAAGTCCATTTAAGCGACATTGCGAAGAAAGTCGGCGTATCGAAGATGACGGTATCGCGTGCCCTGCGTGAGGAGCCGTCGGTAGCGGAGACGACGCGCAAGAAGATACAGAAGGCGGCGGAGGAATTGGGCTATGTGCCGAACCCGAAGCTTGCGCGGTTGATGTACGAGATGGCGCAATCGCGTGGGAGCCCGAACGTGCTCGGTGAGCTGGCGTACATCACGACGGACGAGACGGAGGATTCGTGGCGGAAGTATTACCACGAGAGCGGTTGCTACGAGGGAGCGAAGGCGGAAGCACAAGCTTACGGCTATAAATTGCTTCCGGTGTGGGCAAGAAGCCGGCGCTTTGGCAAAGGGAAGCTGACAAGTTTTCTATGGTCACGCGGGGTGGACGGCATCATTATTGCCCCGCTGGGGAAGGAAATGATCGGAAAGCAGCTGGATATCGACTGGGATAAGTTTTGCTGTGTACAGATTGGCGCGACCCTCTCCTATCCGAAACTCGATCTGGTCCGTCACAATCACTACATGGGGATGGCGCAGTCCCTGGCCGGGCTTGAAGACCTTGGATACAAGAGGATCGGCCTCTGTATTTCCTCGGTGACAGATATGCGTTCCTACCACCGGTGGACTTCCGCCTACCTTCATTGGAGAACCGTACGCCAATTCACGAAGCGGACCTTGCCGAGCCATTACTATCATTCGGGTAATGTGGACAGGCGGGCCTTCAAGGAATGGCTTAGCCGACACAAGATCGAGGCGATCATCTCAATGGATTCAGAATTGATGGAGACCTGCTCCAAGCTGGGCATTAAAATTCCCGAAGACCTTGGATTCAGCGTGCTGGACAAACCGGGGGATGAAAGTGAGATCGCCGGCATTGACCAGATCGCCAGGCAGATCGGCAGAAAAGCGGTTGATGACTTGATCGTCTCCGTCCGCAAGGGAGCCTCGGGCATTCCGGAGCATCCGATTCAAACAATTGTTGAGGGAGAGTGGCAGGAAGGGAATACCGTGCGAAGAGTTGGCCTGCCGGTCGATCGGCAACCGACAACGGAACTCGAAAATATCGAGGGGAGTTTCTAG
- a CDS encoding right-handed parallel beta-helix repeat-containing protein → MKASLNSLMVFTACLPFQATAATVNWDLADWGISESGFDSAITAAHDHFLTTPDDTIIIHIPAGTYDITGADGRSIDLRNGYLLGPADEGRLIFQGAGMEETVLVFSDTDTTQIYGRNLAHVTFRDMHMTRAQYTVSQGTVVAVNLDANPDYIDLEIHDGFPMPDEIVRWSAPQGLYLRRYTASKTDPLVITDGKNEQVRWSETDSYALSTSPEGIVTWRMVRAFAGEFTNYEIGEYVAIKSKHTGNTFWFSDSDDIIFENMKWTHSTRGVFRQGTSNVRFTGCRFERSPPINGQTPCLSSPAGGPQMGQPSPDAVSTNMVVENCYIESTGDDCVAFFNVNGGVVRNCVFRDSFARGILMTEEASNIRFEGNVIVSRGPIEGAGDAGAEAIAPAQPIGLSLVDGSGTCRLSWDANTEPDLHFYQIYRQLNGVWWEYAITTDTVYNDLWALDGIIHSYYIESVDFSGNHSVASEIVSEPPDYAIWIKGHGVTSQDALETADLEPDGFSNFMEYALGGDPTIRDASVIQPAFKMTAESGSVYLEYVYRRRRDHVSRGINYRVEATEALLLEGWDTDRVKETGSETIGDGLFEKVTNRLSVGESSAQFMRLRIGQ, encoded by the coding sequence ATGAAAGCCAGCCTCAATAGCTTGATGGTATTTACAGCGTGCCTCCCCTTCCAAGCCACCGCGGCCACGGTGAATTGGGATCTGGCTGACTGGGGAATTTCCGAATCGGGATTCGACAGCGCCATCACAGCTGCGCATGACCATTTTTTGACTACACCGGATGACACGATCATCATTCACATACCTGCGGGAACCTATGACATTACCGGGGCTGATGGAAGAAGCATTGATCTTAGAAACGGCTACCTCCTTGGCCCTGCAGACGAAGGTCGGCTAATCTTTCAGGGTGCGGGAATGGAGGAGACCGTGCTGGTTTTCTCCGACACTGACACTACTCAGATTTACGGTAGAAACTTGGCGCACGTCACCTTCCGCGACATGCATATGACGCGGGCCCAGTATACAGTCAGCCAAGGCACGGTCGTGGCAGTGAACTTGGATGCGAACCCTGATTACATCGATCTGGAAATCCATGACGGCTTCCCCATGCCGGATGAGATTGTTCGCTGGTCGGCTCCGCAGGGATTGTATTTGCGCCGCTACACGGCCAGTAAGACAGACCCGCTCGTTATTACCGACGGAAAGAATGAACAAGTGAGATGGTCGGAAACCGATTCATACGCATTGTCCACGAGCCCTGAGGGAATTGTGACCTGGCGCATGGTCAGAGCCTTTGCAGGTGAATTTACCAATTATGAAATTGGCGAATACGTTGCCATCAAATCCAAGCACACCGGAAACACTTTCTGGTTCAGTGATTCGGATGACATTATATTTGAAAACATGAAGTGGACACATTCGACCCGCGGTGTTTTTCGCCAAGGAACCAGTAATGTGCGCTTTACCGGTTGCCGTTTCGAACGTTCACCGCCCATCAACGGGCAAACGCCCTGTCTGTCATCCCCCGCGGGAGGCCCACAAATGGGCCAGCCTTCACCTGATGCGGTGTCCACGAACATGGTAGTTGAAAATTGCTACATCGAATCGACCGGGGATGATTGTGTGGCCTTCTTCAATGTGAATGGCGGTGTTGTTAGAAACTGTGTCTTCCGCGACAGCTTTGCGCGGGGCATCCTGATGACAGAAGAGGCCAGCAATATTCGCTTTGAGGGAAACGTCATTGTTTCACGCGGCCCCATCGAAGGGGCTGGTGATGCTGGTGCAGAGGCGATTGCCCCTGCCCAACCGATCGGGCTTTCGCTGGTCGATGGCTCCGGTACCTGCCGGCTGAGCTGGGATGCAAACACAGAGCCAGACCTGCATTTCTACCAGATCTACCGGCAGCTGAATGGAGTCTGGTGGGAGTATGCCATCACAACGGATACAGTTTATAACGACCTCTGGGCACTGGACGGAATCATCCACAGCTATTACATCGAATCGGTGGATTTTTCAGGAAATCATTCAGTTGCCTCGGAAATCGTTTCAGAGCCCCCCGACTATGCGATCTGGATCAAGGGACATGGAGTGACCAGCCAGGATGCTCTTGAAACTGCCGATCTGGAACCTGATGGCTTCAGCAATTTCATGGAATATGCGCTGGGGGGTGATCCCACCATTCGGGATGCCTCAGTTATCCAACCTGCCTTCAAGATGACTGCTGAATCAGGTTCTGTTTATTTGGAATATGTTTACCGGCGTCGTCGAGATCATGTCTCTCGAGGGATCAACTATCGGGTGGAGGCGACTGAAGCCTTACTCCTCGAGGGCTGGGACACCGATCGCGTCAAAGAAACTGGCAGCGAGACTATCGGTGATGGGCTCTTCGAGAAGGTGACGAACCGTCTTTCAGTGGGTGAATCTTCGGCGCAGTTCATGAGGTTGCGCATCGGTCAGTGA